In a genomic window of Thermoplasmata archaeon:
- a CDS encoding adenylate/guanylate cyclase domain-containing protein, with the protein MTYDVSAGPRRLAAIMFTDLVGFTRLAQHDEELALRLRAEHQALVHPIIAAHGGREVKSMGDGLLVEFPSAVESVRCAVALQGALAHRNAETTGDPPLEMRVGIHLGDVIGEGDDILGDAVNIASRIEPLAEPGGICVTGPVVDQVRNKVPLPLEKLGPQPLRHVDQPVDVYRVVLSVGTAARRATDPEVAENVRLVVLPFASMSPDERDGYLADGLTDELITQTAKIPSVRVIPRTSVLRYKGSTKSLREVAQDLGVRLALEGSVRKSGDRLRITVTLVDPRSEDQLWSSRYDRPLGDIFAIQDDIAGQVAASVSRHVAQRVGAPKIEFRRGAPDTRDMEAYALFLHGRKLMTERRSEESIRQSRAYFEQAVARDPHFARAHVGIGEAALYLGGEGAEAWSEAIATAQRETTRALELDDQIAEAHSVMSSILLTTEDFAGSEREARRAMTLNPSLSEPYRWLAQIAAGRGELDEAVRLLETALEIDPLDVNVIVFLGRLYFYSGREREAVAHWDRFEPLVPFRINAHRTEYYVVHDQLDRAERTLHEMERLRPSSIWNVMWGGILAAKRGDAAQAQRAIRALEERPDVREVTVWAAGFVRYALGDIDGFLDAMEWSRREGTEPVVELMHSPLFKDVRRHPRMIKFLQERAASQVTSSGRSH; encoded by the coding sequence GTGACCTACGACGTGTCCGCGGGCCCGCGGCGCCTCGCCGCGATCATGTTCACGGACCTCGTCGGGTTCACCCGTCTCGCGCAGCACGACGAGGAGCTCGCACTGCGCCTGCGCGCCGAGCATCAGGCGCTCGTCCACCCGATCATCGCCGCCCACGGCGGCCGTGAGGTGAAGTCGATGGGCGACGGGCTCCTGGTGGAGTTCCCCAGCGCGGTGGAGTCGGTCCGCTGCGCGGTCGCGCTCCAGGGGGCGCTCGCGCACCGCAACGCAGAGACGACCGGGGATCCCCCGCTCGAGATGCGGGTCGGCATCCATCTCGGCGATGTGATCGGCGAGGGCGACGATATCCTCGGGGACGCCGTGAACATCGCCTCGCGCATCGAGCCCCTGGCCGAGCCGGGCGGGATCTGCGTCACCGGCCCGGTCGTCGACCAGGTCCGCAACAAGGTCCCCCTGCCGCTCGAGAAGCTCGGCCCCCAACCCCTGCGACACGTCGACCAGCCGGTCGACGTCTACCGCGTGGTGCTCTCGGTCGGGACGGCGGCGCGCCGCGCGACGGACCCCGAGGTGGCGGAGAACGTCCGGCTCGTCGTGCTGCCGTTCGCGAGCATGAGCCCGGACGAGCGCGACGGGTACCTCGCGGACGGCCTTACGGACGAGCTGATCACGCAGACGGCCAAGATCCCGAGCGTGCGCGTCATCCCGCGGACGAGCGTGCTGCGCTACAAGGGATCGACGAAGTCGCTGCGGGAGGTGGCGCAGGACCTCGGCGTGCGCCTCGCTCTCGAGGGCAGCGTCCGCAAATCCGGCGACCGCCTGCGCATCACGGTGACCCTGGTCGATCCGCGTTCGGAGGACCAGCTCTGGTCGTCGCGCTACGATCGACCGCTCGGCGACATCTTCGCGATCCAGGACGACATCGCGGGCCAGGTCGCCGCCTCCGTCTCGCGGCACGTGGCGCAGCGGGTCGGGGCGCCGAAGATCGAGTTCCGCCGGGGCGCTCCCGACACCCGCGACATGGAGGCCTACGCGCTGTTCTTGCACGGCCGGAAGCTCATGACCGAGCGGCGATCCGAAGAGTCGATCCGCCAGAGCCGGGCCTACTTCGAACAGGCGGTCGCCCGGGACCCCCATTTCGCCCGCGCGCACGTGGGCATCGGCGAGGCGGCGCTCTACCTCGGCGGCGAGGGCGCGGAGGCGTGGAGCGAGGCGATCGCGACGGCGCAGCGCGAGACCACCCGGGCGCTCGAGCTCGACGACCAGATCGCGGAAGCCCACTCGGTGATGTCGTCGATCCTCCTGACGACCGAGGATTTCGCCGGATCCGAGCGCGAGGCCCGCCGCGCCATGACCCTGAATCCGAGCCTCTCGGAGCCGTACCGCTGGCTCGCCCAGATCGCGGCGGGTCGCGGCGAGCTCGACGAGGCGGTCCGCCTCTTGGAGACGGCGCTCGAGATCGACCCGCTTGACGTCAACGTGATCGTGTTCCTCGGGCGGCTGTACTTCTATTCGGGCCGCGAGCGCGAGGCGGTCGCGCACTGGGACCGGTTCGAGCCGCTGGTCCCGTTCCGGATCAACGCCCACCGCACCGAGTACTACGTCGTGCACGACCAGCTCGACCGGGCGGAACGGACGCTGCACGAGATGGAGCGCCTGCGGCCCTCGAGCATCTGGAACGTGATGTGGGGCGGCATCCTCGCGGCGAAGCGGGGCGATGCGGCGCAGGCCCAGCGCGCGATCCGGGCCCTCGAGGAGCGGCCCGACGTCCGGGAGGTCACGGTCTGGGCCGCCGGATTCGTCCGGTACGCCCTCGGGGACATCGACGGCTTCCTCGACGCGATGGAATGGAGTCGGCGGGAAGGGACCGAGCCCGTGGTCGAGCTGATGCACTCACCGCTGTTCAAGGACGTGCGCCGCCACCCGCGCATGATCAAGTTCCTCCAGGAGCGGGCGGCGTCCCAAGTCACCTCGAGCGGGCGTAGCCACTGA
- a CDS encoding DUF6114 domain-containing protein has translation MARPVAAGVLTIVGAIFILIAGAALAAIGAFFLSFIGVFASLLFVGLIVGLITLILGIMMLVNPGGHVIWGVLAIVFAIVSIPFALGGFFIGFILALVGGILAIVWKPPMAPPVYMGQAQPPAPMPPPPTG, from the coding sequence GTGGCGCGTCCCGTTGCAGCCGGAGTCCTGACAATCGTCGGAGCAATCTTCATCCTCATCGCCGGAGCGGCCCTCGCCGCGATCGGTGCGTTCTTCCTGTCGTTCATCGGCGTCTTCGCCAGCCTGCTCTTCGTCGGGCTCATCGTCGGCCTCATCACGCTGATCCTGGGCATCATGATGCTCGTCAACCCTGGGGGCCACGTGATCTGGGGCGTGCTCGCGATCGTGTTCGCGATCGTGAGCATCCCCTTCGCGCTCGGCGGCTTCTTCATCGGCTTCATCCTGGCGCTCGTCGGCGGCATCCTGGCCATCGTCTGGAAGCCCCCGATGGCGCCGCCGGTCTACATGGGCCAGGCGCAGCCGCCCGCGCCGATGCCACCGCCTCCTACCGGCTGA
- a CDS encoding winged helix-turn-helix domain-containing protein, with protein MATSDVDSYARVLWWLLASSAGATTRARVLMAIRREPKNAQQLANELGVDYTTVRHHLRVLRQNHLIDSTGDHYGQVYSIAPELEARWTEFEAIVARHRPGRRGVR; from the coding sequence ATGGCCACGTCCGACGTGGACAGCTACGCGCGCGTGCTGTGGTGGTTGCTCGCGAGCAGCGCGGGCGCCACGACGCGGGCGAGGGTGTTGATGGCGATCCGTCGGGAGCCGAAGAACGCGCAGCAGCTCGCGAACGAGCTGGGCGTCGACTACACCACCGTCCGACACCACCTGCGCGTGCTCCGGCAGAACCACCTGATCGACTCGACCGGCGACCACTACGGCCAGGTCTACTCGATCGCGCCCGAGCTGGAGGCGCGGTGGACCGAGTTCGAGGCGATCGTCGCGCGCCATCGTCCCGGCCGCCGCGGGGTCCGATGA
- a CDS encoding VOC family protein: MPSRTIVHFEIPATDTERLSRFYTEVFGWKFTKAPVPEMDYWLISTGPQGESVGGGMYRKMGADDRPRNFVAVEKIDDAIRTFQVAGGRQVVPKMQVPGMGWSFIGADPEGNLIALWEPLTPMPERRPATRRTGPARRARPRRATGSRPGPKAANARRRRR; this comes from the coding sequence ATGCCGTCCCGAACGATCGTGCATTTCGAGATTCCGGCGACCGACACCGAGCGACTCAGCCGATTCTACACCGAGGTCTTCGGCTGGAAGTTCACGAAGGCCCCGGTGCCCGAGATGGACTACTGGCTGATCTCGACCGGCCCCCAGGGCGAGAGCGTCGGGGGCGGCATGTACCGGAAGATGGGGGCGGACGACCGGCCGCGGAACTTCGTCGCCGTCGAGAAGATCGATGACGCGATCCGGACCTTCCAGGTCGCTGGCGGACGCCAGGTCGTTCCGAAGATGCAGGTCCCCGGCATGGGCTGGAGCTTCATCGGCGCGGACCCCGAGGGGAACCTGATCGCGCTCTGGGAGCCCCTCACCCCGATGCCGGAGCGCCGCCCGGCAACGCGGCGCACGGGCCCGGCGCGCCGCGCGCGTCCGCGCCGTGCCACCGGCTCCCGCCCAGGGCCCAAGGCGGCGAACGCCCGCCGTCGGCGACGGTAG
- a CDS encoding VOC family protein — protein MRLQQPGLRVTHLGRSLRFYTKGLGLRVVRRGDTRGWGGGLWVLLRDPRSGRYLELNWYPPTSMFYSRYTTGEALDHIDFTVGVRPRAEIDRIVRRLLRHGGRPTRFTTTTTSGWMASVRDPDGIWITIGRRPTRAERRAIADAAA, from the coding sequence ATGCGCCTCCAACAGCCCGGCCTTCGCGTGACCCATCTCGGGCGCTCGCTGCGCTTCTACACGAAGGGGCTCGGTCTGCGCGTGGTCCGGCGGGGGGACACGCGAGGGTGGGGAGGCGGCCTCTGGGTGCTGCTGCGAGACCCTCGCTCGGGCCGCTACCTCGAGCTCAACTGGTATCCGCCCACCTCGATGTTCTACTCCCGGTACACGACCGGGGAGGCCCTCGACCACATCGACTTCACGGTCGGGGTGCGGCCTCGCGCGGAGATCGACCGGATCGTGCGGAGGCTGCTGCGACACGGTGGCCGACCGACGCGCTTCACGACGACGACGACGAGTGGCTGGATGGCGAGCGTCCGCGACCCCGACGGGATCTGGATCACGATCGGGCGGCGCCCCACTCGCGCGGAGCGCCGCGCGATCGCAGACGCCGCGGCGTGA
- a CDS encoding DNA starvation/stationary phase protection protein, with the protein MAVPTDLDRAGVEEIARSLRALLADVFALYVKTKNFHWHLTGRHFRDYHLLLDEQGDQIFAMADPIAERARKIGTPTIHSIGEIARHQRLKDDDREAVPPAAMIAALCDDNRAFTRSLRSTHEICERVGDVATASLIEAWIDETERRTWFLSEIARDPAA; encoded by the coding sequence ATGGCGGTCCCGACTGACCTCGACCGGGCCGGGGTGGAGGAGATCGCACGGTCTCTCCGCGCGCTGCTCGCGGACGTCTTCGCGCTCTACGTGAAGACGAAGAACTTCCACTGGCACCTCACCGGACGTCACTTCCGCGACTACCATCTGCTGCTGGACGAGCAGGGCGACCAGATCTTCGCGATGGCCGACCCGATCGCGGAGCGGGCCCGCAAGATCGGAACTCCGACGATCCACTCGATCGGCGAGATCGCCCGCCACCAGCGCCTCAAGGACGACGATCGCGAGGCCGTGCCGCCGGCCGCGATGATCGCGGCGCTGTGCGACGACAATCGGGCGTTCACGCGTTCGCTGCGATCCACCCACGAGATCTGCGAGCGCGTGGGCGACGTGGCGACGGCGAGCCTGATCGAGGCCTGGATCGACGAGACCGAGCGGCGGACCTGGTTCCTGAGCGAGATCGCCCGCGACCCGGCCGCCTAG
- a CDS encoding FUSC family protein, with product MSELAAESAGFLRQLARVELGRFDLLGGLRTAVLVLVPFAIGIAFGWGLAGVVATLGTLNVVLVMSPPPAATPIHRLAVAAVTNALAFGAGAALVLLPTVLQVPLAGAGVLVALLLLRDPRWDLVGLTAAVMFVVAIGLPVSGLAVVPYRGGFLLAGGLWGVAGLVLLAPLGRRYEAARWARFPRPATTAPLLWREVVRHALLVGATVAAGLVIGLGLHLERDPWIMLTVIVALRLDLRSTLAYAVARIAGTIAGAGLAFVVTETIVDPAALLGVLAVATVFAYGGRSVNYTFFAFWITPVVIVLLNLVYSGGPALAVTRVVDTVIGGGLALLASLLLWTYLRLGRRAGARSGAGEATR from the coding sequence GTGAGCGAGCTCGCTGCGGAGTCAGCCGGTTTCCTCCGGCAGCTGGCCCGGGTCGAGCTCGGCCGATTCGACCTGCTCGGAGGGCTGCGCACGGCCGTGCTCGTGCTGGTCCCCTTCGCGATCGGGATCGCTTTCGGCTGGGGATTGGCCGGCGTCGTCGCCACCCTCGGGACGCTGAACGTCGTCCTCGTGATGTCCCCACCCCCCGCGGCGACGCCGATCCACCGTCTGGCCGTCGCCGCAGTCACGAACGCGCTCGCCTTCGGGGCTGGCGCCGCCCTCGTGCTCCTGCCGACCGTCCTCCAAGTGCCGCTCGCCGGGGCCGGGGTGCTGGTCGCGCTCCTCCTGCTGCGGGATCCCCGCTGGGACCTCGTCGGACTGACGGCCGCGGTGATGTTCGTGGTCGCCATCGGTCTTCCGGTCAGCGGTCTCGCCGTGGTCCCGTACCGCGGCGGATTCTTGCTCGCCGGCGGGCTGTGGGGCGTCGCGGGCCTCGTCCTGCTGGCACCGCTCGGCCGGCGATACGAGGCCGCCCGCTGGGCGCGATTCCCCCGGCCCGCGACGACCGCACCGCTTCTGTGGCGGGAGGTCGTCCGGCACGCGCTGCTGGTGGGCGCGACCGTCGCCGCGGGCCTCGTGATCGGGTTGGGCCTCCATTTGGAACGGGACCCGTGGATCATGCTGACCGTGATCGTCGCCCTGCGGCTCGACCTGCGCTCCACCCTTGCCTACGCCGTTGCCCGCATCGCGGGCACGATCGCGGGCGCGGGTCTCGCGTTCGTCGTCACGGAGACGATCGTCGACCCGGCGGCGTTGCTGGGCGTTCTCGCGGTCGCGACCGTCTTCGCCTACGGAGGTCGGAGCGTGAACTACACGTTCTTCGCTTTCTGGATCACTCCGGTCGTGATCGTCCTGCTGAACCTCGTCTATTCCGGGGGGCCCGCGCTCGCGGTGACCCGGGTGGTCGACACCGTGATCGGTGGCGGTCTCGCGCTGCTCGCCTCCCTGCTGCTCTGGACGTACCTGCGTCTCGGCCGACGCGCGGGCGCCCGATCCGGTGCCGGGGAAGCGACCCGCTAG
- the pfdA gene encoding prefoldin subunit alpha — translation MATPPAAGDAQLESEVQEDLMRLDAYRNQLNSMLQQFQILSASRTEHLRARESLEGVERTSGGAEMLLPLGGETYVRGSVDREAAVLIGIGSGIVVEMERPKASELLAQRLVRIDQAIRETEGQMAALDDRIQALSRRLDQIARADAAGSHVGRN, via the coding sequence ATGGCAACCCCTCCCGCCGCTGGCGACGCCCAGCTCGAGAGCGAGGTCCAGGAGGACCTGATGCGGCTCGATGCGTACCGCAACCAGCTCAACTCGATGCTCCAGCAGTTCCAGATCCTGAGCGCGTCGCGCACCGAACACCTTCGGGCCCGCGAGAGCCTCGAAGGGGTCGAGCGGACGTCGGGCGGGGCCGAGATGCTCCTTCCCCTCGGCGGCGAGACGTACGTCCGGGGCTCGGTCGATCGCGAGGCGGCGGTGCTCATCGGGATCGGCTCGGGGATCGTGGTCGAGATGGAGCGGCCGAAGGCCTCCGAGCTGCTCGCGCAGCGCCTGGTCCGCATCGACCAGGCGATCCGCGAGACGGAAGGCCAGATGGCGGCGCTCGACGACCGGATCCAGGCCCTGTCGCGCCGGCTCGACCAGATCGCCCGAGCGGACGCGGCGGGCTCGCATGTGGGCCGCAATTAA
- the ftsY gene encoding signal recognition particle-docking protein FtsY produces MWAAIKSRLRRREADEETPAVGSATTATAKSTTPTDASGPPPAKSTGTTGPVPARSTSPRSPSPVVSAPAPSAGPAKAATTREAVRDAAADASLFTEGFLGRRLTEATIDEVLDDLEVALLESDVALPVVERLRRDLRKELAGRKLRMGVEAEEAIRRCLERSTRAMLARPPLDLPAIIRSHSPKPYVILFVGVNGTGKTTTVAKFAGWLRAHGLSSVIAAGDTFRAGAIEQLLVHGERLGIRVVRQQEGSDPAAVAFDAVEHARAKKVDVVLVDTAGRQHTNENLIDEARKIRRVVSPSLTLFVGDALSGNDVLEQARLFDKALSIDGLVLTKLDADTKGGAALSATYVTKKPILFVGVGQGYGDLRPFDPDWMVGRLFAEGSAG; encoded by the coding sequence ATGTGGGCCGCAATTAAGTCGCGGCTGCGCCGCCGGGAGGCCGACGAGGAGACTCCGGCCGTCGGCTCCGCGACGACCGCGACCGCCAAGTCCACCACTCCGACGGACGCTTCGGGGCCGCCTCCCGCGAAGTCCACGGGGACGACCGGACCCGTGCCCGCCCGCTCGACCTCCCCGCGTTCCCCGAGCCCCGTCGTGTCGGCCCCCGCGCCGAGCGCGGGGCCCGCGAAGGCGGCCACGACGCGCGAGGCCGTCCGGGACGCCGCCGCGGATGCCTCCCTGTTCACGGAGGGTTTCCTCGGCCGGCGCCTGACGGAGGCCACGATCGACGAGGTCCTCGACGACCTCGAGGTCGCGCTGCTCGAATCCGATGTGGCGCTGCCCGTCGTCGAGCGCCTGCGGCGGGATCTCCGCAAGGAGCTCGCCGGTCGAAAGCTCCGTATGGGCGTCGAGGCCGAGGAGGCGATCCGTCGCTGCCTCGAGCGCTCGACGCGGGCGATGCTGGCGCGCCCACCCCTCGATCTCCCGGCGATCATCCGGTCCCATTCTCCGAAGCCGTACGTGATCCTGTTCGTCGGGGTCAACGGCACCGGCAAGACGACCACGGTCGCCAAGTTCGCCGGTTGGCTCCGGGCGCACGGGCTCTCGAGCGTGATCGCCGCGGGCGACACGTTCCGCGCGGGCGCCATCGAGCAGCTCCTCGTCCACGGCGAGCGCCTCGGCATCCGGGTGGTCCGCCAGCAGGAGGGGAGCGACCCCGCCGCGGTCGCCTTCGACGCGGTGGAGCACGCCCGGGCGAAGAAGGTCGACGTCGTGCTGGTCGACACCGCGGGTCGCCAGCACACGAACGAGAACCTGATCGACGAGGCGCGAAAGATCCGCCGCGTCGTCTCGCCGTCCCTCACGCTGTTCGTCGGGGACGCGCTGAGCGGTAACGACGTGCTCGAGCAGGCCCGCCTGTTCGACAAGGCCCTGTCGATCGACGGCCTCGTGCTCACGAAGCTCGATGCCGACACCAAGGGTGGGGCCGCCCTGAGCGCGACGTACGTGACGAAGAAGCCGATCCTCTTCGTCGGCGTCGGACAGGGCTACGGCGATCTGCGGCCGTTCGATCCGGACTGGATGGTCGGGCGCCTCTTCGCGGAGGGGAGCGCCGGGTGA
- a CDS encoding TrmH family RNA methyltransferase has translation MTARIELVLVRTKEDGNVGATARVAKNFGAERLALVAPRAPLGAEARRRSMAGLPLLRAARRFRTVAEALDGIDLVVGTTDLSTGRSTAYLRRSVSPERLGEMLVPVEGRVALLLGPEDNGLSREELGRCDVLVHVPARREFPTLNVSHAAAIVLYAIHRAKGTADPETTPAPLLLGLDGREKELFLARVGELLARIGYPAHKRKGLILLFRRVLGRSTPTEAEYRMMLGLFHHLDRTMARWPASPSARRRRS, from the coding sequence GTGACGGCGCGGATCGAGCTCGTCCTCGTCCGGACCAAAGAGGACGGGAACGTCGGGGCGACGGCGCGCGTCGCCAAGAACTTCGGCGCCGAGCGGCTCGCGCTGGTGGCGCCGCGTGCCCCGCTCGGGGCCGAGGCGAGGAGGCGTTCGATGGCGGGCCTGCCGTTGCTGCGGGCGGCGCGTCGGTTCCGGACCGTCGCCGAGGCGCTGGACGGGATCGACCTCGTGGTCGGCACGACCGACCTGTCGACGGGTCGCTCGACCGCCTACCTGCGGCGCTCGGTGAGCCCCGAGCGGCTCGGAGAGATGCTCGTGCCCGTGGAGGGTCGGGTCGCCCTCCTCCTCGGACCCGAGGACAACGGTCTCTCCCGGGAGGAGCTCGGGCGGTGCGACGTGCTCGTGCACGTGCCGGCCCGGCGGGAGTTCCCGACCCTGAACGTATCGCACGCCGCCGCGATCGTCCTGTACGCGATCCATCGCGCGAAGGGGACCGCCGACCCCGAGACCACGCCCGCGCCGCTCCTCCTCGGTCTCGATGGGCGGGAAAAGGAGCTGTTCCTCGCCCGGGTCGGGGAGCTCCTCGCGCGCATCGGCTACCCCGCGCACAAGCGCAAGGGACTGATCCTGCTCTTCCGACGGGTCCTCGGCCGCTCCACTCCCACGGAGGCCGAGTACCGGATGATGCTGGGACTGTTCCACCATCTCGACCGCACGATGGCGCGATGGCCGGCGTCCCCGTCCGCGCGACGCCGCCGATCGTGA
- a CDS encoding 50S ribosomal protein L15e, with product MGSSAYRYMGRSFRQTLGEEGAGLRHERLLTWRNQHTVTRLEHPTRLDRARALGFKAKGGWIVVRVRVRRGGQRKRAIIAGRRPKHKGVLRMTLKKSLRRIAEERAQKHFPNLEVLNSYWVGEDGKQKFYEVLLLDPSHPQVRSDPTVAWIAAPSQRGRVHRGLTSAGKEGRGLRWKGKGTERFRPSYARNRRDTRRTQTKVIP from the coding sequence ATGGGGTCGTCCGCCTATCGCTACATGGGCCGTTCCTTCCGCCAGACGCTCGGCGAGGAAGGGGCCGGGCTGCGGCACGAGCGGCTGCTCACCTGGCGGAACCAGCACACGGTCACCCGGCTCGAGCACCCGACGCGCCTCGACCGCGCGCGGGCGCTCGGCTTCAAGGCGAAGGGCGGCTGGATCGTCGTGCGCGTCCGCGTCCGACGCGGTGGCCAGCGCAAGCGCGCGATCATCGCGGGCCGACGCCCGAAGCACAAGGGCGTTCTGCGGATGACGCTGAAGAAGAGCCTGCGCCGCATCGCCGAGGAGCGCGCGCAGAAGCACTTCCCGAACCTCGAGGTCCTCAACTCCTACTGGGTCGGCGAGGACGGGAAGCAGAAGTTCTACGAGGTGCTGCTCCTCGATCCATCCCACCCCCAGGTGCGCAGCGACCCGACCGTCGCCTGGATCGCCGCACCGAGCCAGAGAGGCCGGGTGCACCGGGGCCTGACGAGTGCCGGGAAGGAGGGTCGCGGGCTGCGCTGGAAGGGCAAGGGCACCGAGCGCTTCCGCCCCTCCTACGCGCGCAACCGGCGCGACACCCGCCGCACGCAGACCAAGGTCATCCCGTAG
- a CDS encoding toprim domain-containing protein: protein MRNERDPAAMLEAFVALWQELRTESARAGTVLVVEGDRDRSSLRRLGIPGTIVKVHRGRPLAGTAHDLVGAARRVIVLTDWDTEGGHLAQRLREFLEADAAALDLEYRRRLARIVRGELVHVEGLHGWARRLAERSGLSLDELLGPVGPSGPPTG, encoded by the coding sequence ATGCGGAACGAGCGCGATCCGGCCGCGATGCTCGAGGCGTTCGTCGCGCTCTGGCAGGAGCTGAGGACGGAGAGCGCGCGCGCGGGGACCGTGCTGGTCGTCGAAGGCGACCGGGATCGGAGCTCGCTGCGGCGGCTCGGGATCCCGGGGACGATCGTGAAGGTCCACCGTGGTCGCCCGCTCGCCGGCACCGCCCACGATCTCGTGGGGGCGGCCCGCCGGGTGATCGTGCTCACCGACTGGGACACCGAGGGCGGGCACCTCGCCCAGCGCCTGCGCGAGTTCCTCGAGGCGGATGCCGCGGCGCTCGATCTCGAGTACCGGCGCCGGCTCGCGCGGATCGTCCGGGGCGAGCTCGTCCACGTAGAGGGGCTCCACGGTTGGGCCCGGCGGCTCGCGGAGCGCTCCGGCCTCTCGCTCGACGAGCTGTTGGGCCCGGTCGGGCCGAGCGGACCGCCTACGGGATGA
- a CDS encoding SAM-dependent methyltransferase, translating into MAAGERVAERREGLRTRLREAAEADGFLPFDRFMEIALYDPDVGYYAAASSPFGRGGDFYTAASVSPLFGATLADRIRALRAQAPPDRPFQLVELGPGDGALAADLLASLRDERFGLEYRFVERSDARAAEVESRAREAAPGIPVRRSESIGSEGPFVGALVANEFLDAQPARRLRWSGTEWRELGLRLAGERCVAAEQALGRAVPPPELPRPDEPGTVIEIAPAAEATVREIADHLVAGAAIVIDYGMEESELLRGHPSGTLAAVRGHRVIADPLEAPGETDLSTFVNFTRLRAAARAVGLEEVAFRTQAEALGAWGFEARQAAALGQAKTPADEVRVRLAAKNLLFGFERFRVLELAPPGAARAR; encoded by the coding sequence ATGGCCGCGGGGGAACGGGTCGCCGAGCGGCGCGAAGGGCTGCGAACGCGCCTTCGGGAGGCCGCCGAGGCCGACGGTTTCCTCCCCTTCGACCGGTTCATGGAGATCGCGCTCTACGACCCGGACGTCGGCTACTACGCCGCGGCGTCGTCCCCCTTCGGGCGCGGCGGCGACTTCTACACCGCCGCCAGCGTGAGCCCGCTCTTCGGAGCTACCCTCGCCGATCGTATCCGCGCGCTGCGGGCGCAGGCGCCCCCGGATCGGCCGTTCCAGCTCGTCGAGCTCGGGCCCGGGGATGGAGCGCTCGCCGCCGATCTCCTCGCGTCGCTGCGGGACGAGCGCTTCGGGCTGGAGTACCGGTTCGTCGAGCGTTCGGACGCTCGAGCCGCCGAGGTGGAGTCCCGGGCCCGAGAGGCCGCCCCAGGGATCCCCGTGCGACGCTCGGAGAGCATCGGGTCGGAGGGGCCGTTCGTGGGCGCGCTCGTTGCGAACGAGTTCCTGGACGCACAGCCCGCCCGCCGGCTGCGCTGGAGCGGGACGGAGTGGCGCGAGCTCGGCCTCCGCCTCGCGGGCGAGCGGTGCGTGGCCGCCGAGCAGGCGCTCGGGCGAGCGGTGCCTCCGCCCGAGCTGCCCCGCCCCGACGAGCCCGGCACGGTGATCGAGATCGCCCCCGCGGCCGAGGCAACGGTGCGGGAGATCGCCGACCACCTGGTGGCGGGGGCCGCGATCGTGATCGACTATGGCATGGAGGAGTCGGAGCTCCTGCGCGGGCACCCCTCGGGGACGCTGGCGGCCGTGCGCGGCCATCGGGTCATCGCGGACCCGCTCGAAGCGCCGGGCGAGACCGATCTGTCCACGTTCGTCAACTTCACCCGGCTGAGGGCGGCCGCGCGGGCCGTCGGTCTAGAGGAGGTCGCGTTCCGCACGCAGGCCGAGGCCCTGGGAGCCTGGGGCTTCGAGGCGCGGCAGGCGGCCGCGCTCGGCCAGGCGAAGACGCCGGCGGACGAGGTCCGCGTGCGGCTCGCCGCCAAGAACCTGCTGTTCGGCTTCGAGCGCTTCCGTGTGCTCGAGCTGGCCCCGCCGGGGGCGGCCCGGGCTAGGTGA